CATCTGTAGGTTTTAGGCACCGTGAGTTACTTTTCTTTTCCTGTTTAGATGTAGGTTAGCTAGTGCCCACAAAGTTACAGTTTAAATATGGGAGGAATGATCTGCTTGGCCACTTGTAGTTCTGCAGTTGGCAGCTGATGTTGCTATAGTTCAACATGGCACTAGCAGATGGCTGCCCTGCAGCCAGTTTCAATGATAAGAACACTTTTAGATGTAGGTTGTTATTCAAGAGGTCCCCAAGACAAACATTTTAACCAAAACTCCAGTAGAAAAGGTAACTGAGTTATGTGTTAGCATATGTGTTGTGAGTTACATACTTCGTTTCTACTGTTCACCAGATCTGGTACCCCGGCTTGGCGAGCATTCCCCCCTGCCCCCTCATTCTGATGCAACCTTTTCTGATCTCCCATGTGGCCTTCTCCAGCCAGAGATCCCCTGTCAACATCCTCGTGAGCAATGATCCATTCAGTTTATTGTGAATTTATTTGCTGTGTATGGAGTAATACCACTTGCTAAGCTAGTATTCCATATATATGGGATGATTTGTTGGACTAGAACCCCAACTGTCATGGAAACATTCTACAGGATTTTCTAGAGCCGTGAGATATCAGTGTTATAAACACTTGTTTGTTCTTGGCCCATGTTTCCTTGTCCAATTCTTTTTCTTACAAATGCAAAAGGATGATCTGTTAAGACTTTAATCAATGTCTTTGGCATATTACACAATATCACCTGGTTCATGCAATAACTCATTCTTACTGTATTCCTTCAATTGTAGCTTTCTGAGTTAGGATCTTCGGCGCCCATGTGCATCCTCTTCTATTAGCTTGAAAAAGGTACTCCCATGTTTTCACAAATTGTGAAGAAAATATCTCTAAATTGTGCAAAAATATGTGTGCTAGCAAAACCTTGTGCTAGAATATGGCAGTTTATTATCTGTACAAAAATGCAAAGAGATAAATGACTAATGTATCAACTATGCTCGTACATTTCTCATACAGCTCAGAAATATACATATTTTGACTCAATTATTTGCTATAGCCTGGTAGACATATACTCGTACAATGTGCGCGTATGTTTTTTTACTCAAATTTGGAAATGTACAAGTGCTTTTTCCCACATGTGAGCATACACACCCTAAAGCACTCATGTGTTTATTATTCTATTCTCTGTATGTTCCGCACTTCGTGTTTTGAGCTATGCTGTTATCAGCTACTAAGTTTTAGTCAGGTCTTGGGGATGGTCCTGGTCCAAACTCACCTACGCCTCATTTATCTCAGGAAACTAGTTGAAATCAATTGATACTTATATCAAAGTAGTTTTCCTTCTAGGCTCCTAGCTAGGTACATAGTTGTTACTGTTATCTTTATTTGTTTGAACAGCTACTTTCGTTGCCATATTTTGTACTGTTAGTAAATAAGTTTCTCGATAGTTCTAGTAGTACTTGATTCACTATGTTCCAACAGACACCTTAACTGCTATATGCTTCTTTTGTGCAGTATATCTGTGAATACTAAGGCACAAGTTGTCCTTTGAAATTTTTGGTCTGGCTAAAGCCAATTTTATATCCACCAACTTTCATGGTAAGAGTATTTCCCTTCTTATCTGCATGCAAAGTATATTGCAGATTTATCCTAGGTTTATGTTCTGCTGTTCAGATGAAAGTTGACAAAACATGGACTAATATGCTCTCTGTCCTTTGCTATGTTACAGATGGATTATCTTGAAATCAAGAACGGAGAAGAATATCTGGTAAATCTGTTTATTCATGTATATATATTATATCAGAGCTATGTGTTTACATATCATTGATCCCAATCTCATacctccgtttttctttttcttttgtgtgtgCAGATGGGTCCTATTCAAATCAAGGATAACGAAGGGAATCCTGAAGAGATGCTTGTTGACCAGCcgcattttctagaacccatatgtcCAGAGGAAGTCAATGAAGATACACGAGTATACCCTCGTGTAGGGGATGAGTACCAGGTGGAAGTTCCAAATCTAGCAACAGAAGAGGAACGCATGAAATTAAGGTCTTTGCCAGTTGATGGTAGCAGAATGTTCGGTTTTGAGTATCCTGTGGTAGTTGGATTAACTATTCCAGTCACATGGACCCCAAATACAAGCACTCATGTTAAAGGAGAATGGAGGGAATTTTCAGGACACACTTTGTGTGATTCAGAAGATGATCATAACAGCCACATCAGTGCAATTATCCCAAGAAGTTTACCTCAACACAGCATTTATCCAGATTGTCTGCGCTGTAAAGTTGAATATGATGATCATGGTGAGAAATTCCCAAAATCTGCTGGGCAAGACATGTACTGCTTGCCGAAAAGCGAAGTTTTAAGCTGTTCTTGTGTAAAGAGGGAAGTCAGTGATTATATTCCATTGCCTGGAATGCCAAGATACTTCTGGTCTGTTGAAGAGGAACAGACTTTACTTCTTGGTCTCTACATTTTTGGCAAAAATCTTGTTCAGGTGACGAAATTTATAAAGAGCAAGACAATGGGAGAAGTTCTATCCTACTACTATGGAGAATTTTTTAAGTCTGAAGCATATAAACGATGGTCTGCATGTAGAAAAGTAAGAAGCAGGAGATGTATACTTGGGTTGCGTATATTCTCTGGTTCCAGACAGCAGGAACTGTTGTCACGTTTGCTTGCTGGCGTAGCAAGGGAAGTTCAAGATCCTTTGCTCGAGGTGTGTTGAACTTTAATTTCCTCCTTTTTGTTCCTATTCTTTTACTCTATTAGATCCTTTGAATCATTGGCACATGGAAAGCCGATGTTTTGGGATGGGCTTCCTTTCATTAGCACAGCCACAATATTTTTCCCTGGTATGATCATTACAATCATATCTCTTCTGCTTTTGAAAAGTCCTGGAATTTTGTATACTTGTTCACCTCTATTTAATTATGTTGCTGTTGTCGTCGTCTTACTTATTTTCTGTAGGATGCTCCTGCATTTTCGCATAGCATGTCTTTGCATTGATGTTCACCTATACCAGTTTATGCTCCTGCTAGTTTTTTCGAGAGGCTGACAATTATATATTACCATCTGCAGGTCTTCAAGACATTCAATGAGGGGACATCTGACTTTGAGCAGTTTATTTTATGCTTAAAGTCCACAGTTGGTGCACAGGTTCTTGTAGAAGCAGTTGGAATTGGCAAAGGaaagtatgacttgactggatttgCATTAGATCCTAGTAGAAACCATGCTATTTCGGGCCGTGCAGAAATACCTATTGGCAAGGCTTGCTCATCGCTTTCGTCTGGAGATATCATAAAATATTTGACTGGTGATTTCAGACTAAGCAAGGCGAAATCTAATGATCTATTTTGGGAAGCTGTCTGGCCTCGCTTACTTGCAAGAGGGTGGCACTCCGAGCAGCCGAAAGATTCCTCACTAGTCGGTAAGCAGGCCTTAGTCTTCCTCATTCCAGGTGTAAAGAAATTTTCCAGAAAGAAACTCGTCAAAGGAAATCATTACTTTGATTCTGTCAGCGATGTCTTGAGAAAAGTTGCATCTGAACCAAGGCTGCTTGATTTTGGAGTCCAAGGTGATAATAATGGAGGTGAGGTTAAGATTGCAATTGGATGGGTCAATGATGTTGAACCTGACAAAAGCACACTTGCTGACAAGAAACCTGCTTCCTATATCCGGCCCAGTGAACCAGGGTGTTCCCCTGAGCTTATGAAATTTACTGTGGTGGACACTAGTTTTGGTAAAGGGGAAGAACCATGTAAGGTAAGGTCACTAAGAAATCTACCTACAGATGCCGGTCATGGCTACAGTTCTTCACCACATTCCGGCGATTCTGTCAGTGTGAACTCAGAAGAACATTCAGATTCAGAAGACAGTTCTGAAACTTATGAAGATCTGGATACCGATGAGAGGAAAACTGATGCAAGCTATGTTGACGAGGAGAGAAAAAACAATCCCCCAACTGGTGATAAGATGGATGCTGATGCACTTCATAAGATTTCTTCCTTTCCAGGCAGAGTCAATGGTCACATTTCAGTTGATCAATGTGTTGGCACAATGAATAATGTCTGCTCTTCCACTGGAACAGTTCTTCCTGTTGGTAATCAGAGGATACATGCTACCAATTCTTCAACTGAAATTAATTTTCAGTTTGATCCAAGAGTAAATCCTGAACCTCAAGTTTTCTTAGCACCTATGCCAAAGAGAAGAAGGTTAGTTTCTTTCAAGAATGAAAGAACTGGTCGCAAAGGAACTGCTGTCAGTAAAAGACATTATGGGAAGCAAGCTGACGCCCCACTGCAACCTGTGCCTAAAGCAAATGAAGCAAGTGCAGGGGCCAACCCTTTTGTATGGAGCACAATTTCAAGCTCATCAACCAACATAACCTTTGGCACTAATAGCAATCACACATATTGCGGACAGCTTCACAATGTGGCCCCTAATGTTGAAGTGGTTTACAAGGAAAAAGCTCAACGTAAGCATGTTATTGATCTGAATATCCCTCAAATGCCTTCTGATTATGAGTCGGCTACAAGTTATATCCAACCTTCATCTGACAATAATGCAATAACCATGGACATACCTATGCATCCCTCAGAAAACAAGGAGGCGGATGACTGCCTTCCAGATATCAATACCTCTGGTAGTGCAATCTTGAGTGAGCAGCTTTCTTTCAACTCGAGGAGGCAGAGTACCAGAAGCCGCCCACCAACATCCCGAGCTCTGGAAGCTCTTGCATGTGGCTTCATGGGGAAGCAGAAAGGTGGGGAGGGAAATTTCCCATCTTCTAGCAGGAGCAGCAGACCTGTCCGACGACCACGAAGATCAACTGATGTTACAGTTCCATTTCCTTCTGATGGCGTCGGGAGTGGTTCTCATTTTAGTGACCAAGCCATCGCTGTCAATGAATGGCGCATGAGTAATAATCAGTTTCAAATACTTCACAGCGCCCCCTCAAATAACTCCAGTGAAAAAGGGACTCTTGAATTGTTTGGGGCAGACAACTCTACTGATAAAGGAACTCGTGAAATTGTCTGGCATTCTGTAGATGGCATGAAAACGAGTAAGGAGCTACATGTGCAGCAATTGCGTTGAATTGTTCAACCTTCACAGAATGAATTTGTTGCTGGTTAAGAGAATTCCATGATCTTGTGGTTAGAAAGCAAAAGATCACAGATGCCAATCTGTCAAATTTCTGTTTTGGGTTAGGAGATGAATCGAGGAAGCTTATACAGATAATTGTGAATTTCAGCTATAGTTCGGTGCATTTCCGGATGTTTGGGCTTGATTCTTGTCAAAAACATATGAGCCTGAACTAACATGTGATGGATGTTTGCCGTCATTCCTTTTGATTCCAGAAGTGAAGGGAAAAAAGATGAAGAAAATGGCGAGTGCAAGAATCGTGCCCTCGTTGTTAGGATGCCATCTCATGAAGCTTTTACTTCGTTTTATTTATGTGGAGATTTTTCTGATGAGTTATACCTGTACTCTTTACCTTTTTTTGCCTGTACTATGTGGAGTTTCTAGAAAACTGTGTAATCGTGTGCCCATATAAGAACCATAGCTTAGCTGAACTTTGAAGTCTTGCATTGTCCCGTAATTCAAAAAGGAGAACGCAAAATAGACATGTTCATTGCATATTTGTTTAATTTATTTTTTTGCTAGTGCCGTGTTCCAAATGTTCAAATTTCTGTAGCTTTTGCTCTTTTAGTTTGAGTTGCAGGTAGTGACAGTATATGGGACTAGATTTGCTTAGCCGGGTATTGTGGCTCTGTAACATTTACTAGTTGTGGGTAGTGGCAGTATGTGGGGCTAGATTTGCTTAGCCGGCTATTGTGGCTCTGTAACATTTACTAGTTGCGGAACCGCGCTTTGAATGTTGGCTGAGGAGAAAAACACTCAAACATCCCATTATTGATGCGTCCTAGTTCTAGAGAAAAACTACATTAAGGAGTATTTTGGCACTGCTTCTATGTCGCAAAACCTATGTTTCGTAAGGCCAATTCTTGATCAAAGActaaaaaagtactccctccgttcattttTGTAAGACGTTTTAGACATTTAAGACAGCACCTAAAACAGTTCAATTTCAGTTGTCttaaatgacttacaaaag
The window above is part of the Triticum aestivum cultivar Chinese Spring chromosome 2A, IWGSC CS RefSeq v2.1, whole genome shotgun sequence genome. Proteins encoded here:
- the LOC123188215 gene encoding uncharacterized protein; the protein is MMDYLEIKNGEEYLMGPIQIKDNEGNPEEMLVDQPHFLEPICPEEVNEDTRVYPRVGDEYQVEVPNLATEEERMKLRSLPVDGSRMFGFEYPVVVGLTIPVTWTPNTSTHVKGEWREFSGHTLCDSEDDHNSHISAIIPRSLPQHSIYPDCLRCKVEYDDHGEKFPKSAGQDMYCLPKSEVLSCSCVKREVSDYIPLPGMPRYFWSVEEEQTLLLGLYIFGKNLVQVTKFIKSKTMGEVLSYYYGEFFKSEAYKRWSACRKVRSRRCILGLRIFSGSRQQELLSRLLAGVAREVQDPLLEVFKTFNEGTSDFEQFILCLKSTVGAQVLVEAVGIGKGKYDLTGFALDPSRNHAISGRAEIPIGKACSSLSSGDIIKYLTGDFRLSKAKSNDLFWEAVWPRLLARGWHSEQPKDSSLVGKQALVFLIPGVKKFSRKKLVKGNHYFDSVSDVLRKVASEPRLLDFGVQGDNNGGEVKIAIGWVNDVEPDKSTLADKKPASYIRPSEPGCSPELMKFTVVDTSFGKGEEPCKVRSLRNLPTDAGHGYSSSPHSGDSVSVNSEEHSDSEDSSETYEDLDTDERKTDASYVDEERKNNPPTGDKMDADALHKISSFPGRVNGHISVDQCVGTMNNVCSSTGTVLPVGNQRIHATNSSTEINFQFDPRVNPEPQVFLAPMPKRRRLVSFKNERTGRKGTAVSKRHYGKQADAPLQPVPKANEASAGANPFVWSTISSSSTNITFGTNSNHTYCGQLHNVAPNVEVVYKEKAQRKHVIDLNIPQMPSDYESATSYIQPSSDNNAITMDIPMHPSENKEADDCLPDINTSGSAILSEQLSFNSRRQSTRSRPPTSRALEALACGFMGKQKGGEGNFPSSSRSSRPVRRPRRSTDVTVPFPSDGVGSGSHFSDQAIAVNEWRMSNNQFQILHSAPSNNSSEKGTLELFGADNSTDKGTREIVWHSVDGMKTSKELHVQQLR